A genomic region of Brevibacillus sp. JNUCC-41 contains the following coding sequences:
- a CDS encoding uracil/xanthine transporter, producing MKSWSSSVTLFSSFQWLFFIFANTVVVPISIGAAFDLPPDVTEMTMRSSLIFTGIACVFQGWKGHKYPLMEGHSGLLWGVMLNLGLSAPSIGLGYAEIGGGIATGLIAAGVVTIIIAAFNLISFVQKIFTPMVMTVYLFLLTFQLIFVFFKGMLGITENGEINIPVSFLSVGIVLLVSILKIKGPRTISNFSILIGIMVGWIFYELLFPEAGGEMGSTGAAFSFFPLGAPNLEFGIIAISFFAGLLNLCNTFASIQAASELIGDEAEHKQYRNSLFMTGGFTIFAPLLGLVPYTPFTSSIGFLQSTQIYERRPFLLGGMLLTIIGLIPPFIAFLATMPITVGNAVLFVAYLQLFGTAFNSVKGQHFTSDTIFRLAVPVLIGVSLMNILPNAFSNVPTLLQPFLTNGLIMGVLISIVLEKSVNWNRYEQLQN from the coding sequence ATGAAAAGTTGGAGTTCTTCTGTGACTCTATTTTCTTCTTTTCAATGGTTGTTTTTTATTTTTGCAAATACGGTAGTAGTGCCCATATCGATTGGCGCAGCTTTTGATCTTCCTCCCGATGTTACGGAAATGACCATGAGAAGCTCGCTCATTTTCACCGGTATCGCTTGTGTGTTTCAGGGGTGGAAGGGGCATAAGTATCCACTTATGGAAGGTCACTCCGGTCTATTGTGGGGAGTGATGCTGAATTTAGGGTTATCAGCACCATCCATAGGGCTCGGTTATGCTGAGATAGGAGGGGGAATTGCTACTGGCCTCATTGCTGCTGGTGTCGTGACCATCATTATTGCTGCCTTCAACCTGATTTCTTTTGTCCAGAAGATTTTCACCCCCATGGTCATGACGGTTTATTTATTCCTTCTGACGTTCCAGCTCATCTTTGTCTTTTTCAAGGGGATGCTGGGGATTACGGAGAATGGGGAAATTAACATCCCGGTCAGTTTCCTATCAGTGGGGATTGTACTTTTAGTAAGTATATTAAAGATAAAAGGACCAAGGACCATAAGCAATTTCTCCATATTGATCGGGATTATGGTGGGATGGATTTTTTACGAGCTGCTATTTCCGGAGGCGGGGGGAGAAATGGGATCGACGGGTGCCGCTTTTTCATTTTTCCCATTAGGTGCTCCAAACCTGGAATTCGGGATCATAGCGATTTCCTTTTTTGCAGGATTACTGAATTTGTGTAACACGTTCGCTTCCATTCAAGCCGCATCGGAATTAATCGGTGATGAAGCTGAACACAAGCAGTATCGAAATTCTTTATTCATGACTGGCGGTTTTACCATTTTCGCTCCGTTGCTTGGACTTGTTCCGTATACACCTTTTACTTCATCCATCGGATTTTTGCAGAGCACTCAAATCTATGAGCGGAGGCCTTTCTTGCTTGGAGGCATGTTATTGACCATAATTGGGCTCATTCCTCCTTTCATCGCTTTCCTGGCCACCATGCCGATAACAGTCGGGAATGCAGTATTGTTCGTTGCTTACCTTCAGCTGTTCGGTACGGCTTTCAATAGCGTCAAGGGCCAGCATTTCACTTCAGACACGATATTCAGGCTTGCCGTACCAGTATTGATTGGAGTGAGCTTGATGAACATCCTGCCAAATGCATTTTCGAATGTTCCCACGCTTTTACAGCCATTTTTGACGAATGGGCTCATAATGGGCGTATTGATATCAATCGTGCTGGAAAAATCGGTGAACTGGAATCGTTATGAACAGCTGCAGAACTAA
- a CDS encoding TOMM precursor leader peptide-binding protein yields MKTDVLVVGEGVLADHVQGDLSGQYQVNRQTDFEAGIPQKTAMVLLLQDAWNPAVHLKAEEVIRQAGVPWLRGFVSFGEGVIGPLVRPDVPGCSQCADQRHLMAGRDRKEMWEIRKQLEENGGMDRDAAASRTGLLQMAHLICAEVRKAMKGERACSEGRVSIINLKTLNGSWHSFLPDPLCLVCSTLPDDSKERARITLQPSPKIGPDSYRTRSMEDLNEVLAKDYLDHRTGFLNNKMIDLVPPFADVSVNLPLFIGDEGAAGRTLSYAASEMTAILEGLERYCGMEPRGKRTVIHDSYNNLKDFALDPIRIGVHSKENYAQRDFPFQPFNPDRSIDWVWGHSFLQERPILVPELLSYYSLGCGHGFVYETSNGCALGGSLEEAIFYGIMEVVERDSFLLTWYAQLPLTRLDPYSANDKELELMIDRARAAAGYDIHLFNSTMEHGIPSVWALAKNRKQKGLNIICAAGAHLDPIRAVKSAVFELAGMMLTLDDNLEENLDEVEKMLHDSSLVRKMDDHGMLYGLPQAEERLQFLLDDDRPMRTFAEEYGEKVNHPDLTEDLQEILQEFRRLQLEVIVVDQTTPEIARNGLHCVKVLIPGMLPMTFGHHLTRITGLERILRVPMELGYAERRLEFEQLNPHPHPFP; encoded by the coding sequence GTGAAAACTGACGTATTGGTTGTCGGGGAAGGAGTGCTGGCCGACCATGTTCAGGGGGACCTGTCCGGCCAATATCAGGTGAATCGCCAAACCGATTTCGAGGCAGGAATACCGCAAAAGACGGCTATGGTCCTTCTGCTGCAAGATGCCTGGAATCCAGCTGTCCATTTAAAGGCGGAAGAGGTGATAAGGCAAGCGGGCGTTCCATGGCTGCGGGGGTTCGTTTCATTTGGAGAGGGAGTGATAGGTCCGTTGGTGCGCCCGGATGTTCCTGGCTGCTCACAATGTGCGGACCAAAGGCATCTCATGGCTGGGCGTGATCGAAAAGAAATGTGGGAAATCCGCAAACAGCTGGAGGAAAATGGGGGGATGGATCGTGATGCGGCTGCATCACGCACAGGCCTTTTACAGATGGCCCACTTGATTTGTGCAGAGGTAAGGAAGGCGATGAAAGGAGAACGCGCCTGTTCGGAAGGGCGTGTATCAATCATCAACTTGAAAACGCTGAATGGCTCGTGGCACTCATTTTTACCAGATCCATTGTGTCTGGTTTGCTCAACATTACCTGATGACTCGAAGGAGCGTGCCAGGATTACGTTACAGCCAAGTCCGAAAATCGGTCCCGACAGTTACCGTACCCGTTCAATGGAAGACCTGAATGAAGTTCTGGCCAAGGATTACTTGGACCATCGCACAGGTTTCTTGAATAATAAAATGATCGACCTTGTGCCGCCATTTGCCGATGTAAGTGTTAATTTGCCTTTATTCATAGGAGATGAGGGGGCGGCAGGCCGTACTCTCTCATATGCGGCCAGTGAGATGACGGCCATATTGGAGGGATTGGAAAGATATTGCGGTATGGAGCCCCGCGGTAAACGGACAGTCATACATGACAGTTACAACAACCTTAAGGATTTTGCGCTCGATCCGATCAGGATAGGGGTACACTCGAAGGAAAATTATGCACAGCGGGATTTCCCGTTTCAACCGTTTAATCCTGACCGATCGATAGATTGGGTATGGGGCCACTCATTTTTGCAAGAGCGGCCGATCTTGGTCCCGGAATTGCTTTCCTATTACAGCTTGGGCTGCGGTCATGGGTTTGTCTATGAAACTTCTAATGGCTGTGCTTTAGGGGGAAGCTTGGAGGAGGCCATTTTCTACGGCATCATGGAAGTGGTCGAACGTGATTCGTTTCTTCTGACCTGGTATGCGCAGCTGCCACTCACACGTCTTGACCCTTATTCTGCAAATGATAAAGAACTGGAGTTGATGATTGACAGGGCGAGGGCGGCAGCGGGGTATGATATCCATTTGTTTAATTCGACCATGGAACATGGTATCCCGAGCGTATGGGCGTTGGCTAAAAACAGGAAACAAAAAGGATTGAATATCATATGTGCGGCAGGGGCCCATCTGGACCCGATCCGGGCCGTGAAAAGCGCGGTCTTCGAGTTGGCTGGCATGATGCTGACACTTGACGATAATTTGGAAGAGAATCTGGATGAGGTTGAGAAAATGCTGCATGATTCTTCACTGGTAAGGAAAATGGATGATCATGGCATGCTGTACGGTTTACCGCAAGCCGAAGAGCGACTGCAGTTTTTGCTTGATGATGACCGCCCGATGCGAACATTCGCTGAAGAATACGGGGAAAAGGTGAACCATCCGGACTTGACGGAAGACTTGCAGGAAATCCTTCAGGAGTTTCGCCGATTGCAACTCGAGGTGATTGTGGTGGATCAGACGACACCGGAAATTGCACGAAATGGATTACATTGCGTGAAAGTGCTGATACCGGGGATGCTGCCGATGACATTCGGCCATCATCTTACCCGCATAACGGGGCTTGAGAGAATACTGAGGGTTCCGATGGAACTTGGATATGCTGAACGGCGGCTTGAATTCGAACAGCTTAATCCGCATCCGCATCCTTTTCCATAA
- a CDS encoding PLP-dependent aminotransferase family protein — MEWRTDRKSKKPLYKQIAGYIESGIADGTFLLDKPLPSERFLAHELGVNRSTVVAAYDELEANGLVERKKGSGTMISKDIWGINRKRMPSWNRYIEAGSFLPNLPVTQRIRKETEGNNLINLASGEVSEDLFPVQSLREIISNRSFIGSLGYDHPQGNAVLRGTITNHVKQYRKIDTHPSSILITSGAQQAIHLVVQCLLKPGDAVALEDPSYGYNLPIFQSAGLRTFLLPVDKDGINPEDLLALHKKHRIRMIFLNPVFQNPTGTVLHINRRKRILEISSEYGIPVVEDDPYSLTSFSGEKISTLKSMDNNGNVLYISSLSKIVASGLRIGWIIGPKPVIERLSDAKQQVDFGHGSFTQWIANDFLDSEYFPAHITYLREQLEKRRDAIVSSLDEFLHKEVEYFSPNGGIHLWCKLKVPLNEIKLLEESIKRGVIYVPGSTLGTNKEYVRFTFARENEASIHEGIKRFAEAVKSL, encoded by the coding sequence ATGGAATGGAGAACGGATAGAAAATCCAAGAAGCCTTTATATAAACAAATAGCTGGTTATATTGAGAGTGGTATTGCTGATGGAACATTTTTACTAGATAAGCCGTTACCTTCTGAGCGCTTCTTGGCACATGAACTGGGGGTAAACAGAAGTACAGTTGTAGCAGCTTATGATGAATTGGAAGCAAATGGGTTAGTTGAACGAAAAAAAGGAAGCGGAACGATGATCAGCAAGGATATATGGGGAATCAACAGAAAACGTATGCCTAGTTGGAATAGATACATCGAAGCTGGTTCATTTTTACCCAATTTGCCGGTAACCCAAAGAATACGTAAAGAAACGGAAGGAAATAATCTAATAAACTTAGCTAGTGGGGAGGTATCAGAAGACTTATTTCCGGTCCAATCCTTACGTGAAATCATTTCGAATAGGTCCTTTATTGGAAGTTTAGGTTATGATCACCCCCAGGGCAATGCAGTTTTAAGGGGCACAATTACTAATCATGTAAAACAGTATAGAAAAATTGATACTCATCCATCTTCCATACTCATTACCTCTGGTGCACAGCAAGCCATACATCTCGTTGTCCAATGCTTGCTAAAGCCAGGCGATGCCGTTGCATTGGAAGATCCATCATACGGTTACAACCTTCCCATTTTTCAATCCGCAGGACTAAGGACTTTTCTTTTACCAGTTGATAAGGATGGCATCAACCCAGAGGATTTACTAGCACTACATAAAAAACATCGAATCAGGATGATATTTTTGAACCCTGTTTTTCAAAACCCAACAGGAACTGTACTTCATATCAACCGACGTAAAAGGATTCTAGAGATTTCATCCGAATATGGAATACCGGTTGTAGAAGACGATCCTTATAGTTTAACTTCCTTTTCTGGGGAAAAAATCTCTACTCTTAAATCGATGGACAACAACGGAAATGTTTTATATATAAGCTCTCTGTCAAAAATTGTTGCTTCTGGCTTAAGAATTGGCTGGATAATAGGACCGAAACCAGTTATAGAGAGACTGTCTGATGCTAAGCAGCAGGTTGACTTCGGCCATGGCTCCTTCACTCAATGGATAGCAAATGATTTTTTGGATTCAGAGTATTTTCCTGCCCATATTACTTATTTAAGAGAGCAGCTAGAAAAAAGAAGGGATGCAATAGTTTCGAGTCTTGACGAATTCCTGCATAAAGAAGTCGAGTATTTTTCGCCAAATGGTGGAATTCATTTGTGGTGTAAGCTGAAGGTGCCTTTGAACGAAATAAAGTTACTGGAGGAATCTATCAAAAGAGGAGTTATATACGTTCCTGGTTCAACATTAGGTACAAATAAGGAATATGTACGCTTTACTTTTGCAAGGGAAAATGAGGCTTCCATTCATGAAGGCATCAAAAGGTTTGCAGAGGCTGTAAAAAGTTTATAA
- a CDS encoding SagB family peptide dehydrogenase, whose amino-acid sequence MSLEAFLYNLHFDIEKASPPDWEVDWEDAPLTYKLYRDLPVFPLSLEVPLTLEGCSGPSKQDLKGIGHFLWYAYGLTQVSQVSSSSESADLMQSFRRFPPSGGALYPSELYVYLKMEGLPAGVYHYDAAHHRLVLLREGNFDSYITKALGENFDMSACFGTVFVSTMFWKNFYKYNNFSYRLQGLDAGVLLGQLLEVAKRFGIAAGVCFQFLDRAINHLLGLSDEEESTYAMIPLSADPAFWCTDESNSNGPVTSTELLPELTGIQPEHYVRSQRIREFPMLTKLNAASMIESTQSFRRISTKNGTKSEGHIVALPIVKRLSYDLASVCRKRFSPEMDFALGKVSQWQLASLLQEATASFSYRNDLDGKNGNDEHRVSLYACLYNVEDIQDGAYHYDSTTHTLQQIQSGDQRLRLQYGMSLDIMNFQQVPICIHVVGEREHSKTQLGYRGYRIQQMEAGMLVQKLLLASSALGMNGHPLLGFDVEMCDELYKIGGGPQGKTSLIQIPIGHYRNRPWLKGSLHS is encoded by the coding sequence ATGAGTCTAGAAGCATTTTTGTACAATTTGCATTTTGATATCGAAAAGGCAAGTCCGCCGGATTGGGAAGTGGATTGGGAGGATGCACCGCTGACGTATAAGCTTTACCGTGACTTGCCTGTTTTTCCGCTATCACTGGAGGTGCCGCTGACGCTGGAGGGTTGCAGCGGGCCTTCAAAACAGGACCTTAAAGGAATCGGTCATTTCCTCTGGTATGCATATGGCCTGACCCAAGTCAGTCAGGTATCGAGCTCCTCGGAATCTGCGGACCTCATGCAGTCATTCCGGCGTTTTCCGCCATCAGGGGGAGCTTTGTATCCAAGCGAATTGTACGTGTACTTGAAGATGGAGGGATTACCTGCTGGTGTATACCATTATGATGCGGCACACCACCGGCTGGTATTGCTGCGGGAAGGGAATTTTGATTCATATATAACAAAAGCCCTTGGTGAAAACTTTGATATGTCCGCATGCTTTGGCACGGTTTTTGTATCGACGATGTTTTGGAAAAACTTCTACAAATATAATAACTTTTCATATCGTCTGCAAGGTCTGGATGCAGGCGTGCTTCTTGGACAGTTGCTCGAAGTGGCGAAACGGTTTGGAATCGCCGCTGGGGTGTGCTTCCAGTTCCTTGATCGAGCCATCAATCATCTTCTCGGGCTTTCCGATGAGGAAGAGAGCACATATGCGATGATCCCCTTATCGGCAGACCCCGCATTTTGGTGTACTGATGAAAGTAATAGTAATGGACCTGTCACTTCGACAGAATTATTGCCGGAATTGACGGGCATTCAGCCGGAACACTATGTTCGGTCCCAAAGAATCAGGGAATTTCCTATGCTGACTAAACTGAATGCAGCATCCATGATCGAATCCACCCAATCATTCCGGAGGATCAGTACGAAGAATGGGACGAAATCCGAAGGACATATTGTAGCCCTTCCTATCGTGAAGCGGCTGTCCTATGACTTGGCATCAGTTTGCCGGAAGCGGTTTTCACCTGAAATGGACTTCGCACTCGGGAAAGTCAGTCAATGGCAGCTGGCTTCTCTCCTGCAGGAGGCAACCGCTTCGTTCTCCTATCGAAATGACTTGGATGGAAAAAACGGGAACGATGAACATCGCGTTTCATTATATGCTTGTTTGTATAATGTGGAAGACATACAAGATGGTGCATACCATTACGACAGCACGACACATACATTGCAACAGATACAATCGGGAGATCAGCGGCTCCGATTGCAATACGGAATGTCCCTCGATATCATGAATTTTCAGCAAGTGCCAATCTGCATACATGTAGTTGGCGAGCGGGAGCATTCCAAAACGCAACTTGGATATAGAGGATACCGCATCCAGCAAATGGAGGCGGGGATGCTCGTTCAGAAATTACTGCTAGCTTCGTCAGCCCTCGGAATGAACGGGCACCCGCTGCTCGGCTTTGATGTGGAAATGTGTGATGAACTTTACAAGATCGGTGGTGGTCCTCAAGGGAAAACGAGCCTGATCCAAATCCCGATCGGCCATTATCGGAATCGTCCCTGGCTGAAGGGAAGTTTGCATAGTTAA
- a CDS encoding amidohydrolase: MNTIYWLKNVRLECGFKKENERVTGTMTGLFHLLMEDGRIAKIVKDGEAIHDDLAVEDAKGLLALPSFIEKHVHLDKTLMGDVWRACTPSSSVIERFENEKRVLPSVATSTCKRAESLLEILLASGSAHIRTHVDIYPEVGLQNLEQVQQALAGYSNRISSEIVAFAQHGLLRSGSVQLVREALRNGAGIVGAVDPATVDNNIEASLVQLMDLAVEANADVDLHLHDPGHLGTFTMKRLAALTKQAGWEGRVAVSHAFGIGDVSKEEAYDLADILRAAGISIVTSVPINRQMPPVDLLHERGVEVSVGNDNIFDVWSPLGNGDILERAGRLAERFKWIDEVSLSRTLGYITGGKTPLDEKGNQVWPKAGDAASLVLIDASCSAEAVARRSERKAVIYKGNLVSGSLSKQKQSIER, translated from the coding sequence ATGAATACAATCTATTGGTTAAAGAATGTTCGTTTGGAATGTGGTTTCAAGAAAGAGAATGAAAGAGTTACAGGAACGATGACCGGGCTATTTCATCTGTTGATGGAGGATGGAAGGATTGCGAAGATTGTCAAAGATGGGGAAGCCATACATGATGATTTAGCGGTGGAGGATGCAAAAGGGCTGCTGGCGTTACCATCCTTCATCGAAAAGCATGTTCATCTTGATAAGACACTGATGGGGGATGTTTGGAGAGCGTGCACTCCTTCTTCAAGTGTCATTGAACGCTTTGAAAATGAGAAGCGGGTTCTGCCTTCCGTTGCAACAAGCACATGTAAACGTGCAGAATCTTTACTGGAAATCCTTTTAGCTTCCGGCTCTGCACATATACGGACCCATGTTGATATTTATCCTGAAGTGGGATTGCAAAACTTAGAGCAAGTGCAGCAGGCGCTTGCTGGCTATTCTAATAGAATCAGTTCAGAAATAGTCGCATTTGCGCAGCACGGATTGTTGCGGTCCGGTTCAGTCCAACTTGTCAGGGAGGCATTGCGAAACGGGGCAGGAATCGTCGGGGCGGTCGATCCAGCAACAGTCGATAACAATATTGAAGCATCGCTGGTTCAATTGATGGATTTAGCAGTGGAAGCGAACGCTGATGTGGACTTGCATTTGCATGATCCAGGCCATCTGGGCACGTTCACCATGAAACGCTTGGCAGCTCTGACCAAACAGGCGGGCTGGGAAGGCAGGGTAGCAGTAAGCCATGCTTTCGGTATCGGGGACGTATCCAAGGAAGAAGCCTATGATTTGGCTGACATTCTTAGGGCTGCGGGGATTTCCATTGTCACCAGTGTCCCTATTAACAGGCAGATGCCCCCTGTTGATTTATTACATGAAAGAGGGGTTGAAGTATCAGTAGGAAATGATAATATCTTTGATGTATGGTCCCCTCTTGGGAATGGTGACATCTTGGAGAGAGCAGGAAGGCTCGCAGAACGTTTCAAATGGATCGATGAAGTTTCACTTTCCCGGACACTCGGGTATATAACCGGCGGAAAGACCCCATTGGACGAAAAGGGTAACCAGGTATGGCCGAAAGCGGGAGATGCCGCAAGTCTGGTGTTAATTGACGCAAGCTGTTCTGCAGAGGCAGTTGCCAGGCGTTCTGAACGTAAAGCAGTCATTTACAAAGGAAACTTGGTTTCCGGTTCACTGTCTAAACAAAAGCAGTCAATTGAACGGTAA
- a CDS encoding heterocycloanthracin/sonorensin family bacteriocin → MLTFWFSFFFSDRPGIHHKRSLLKLGAIISGNTHSPDIFCWRKYLTWYQFPDHFVQISCSKHYLINNKRRLYNMYEFQNQLQNLYVDDFQVTQPVPWDQSQYQPGYSADDSRLIGFGFGCFGCLGCFIGGCGFGRCGGCGFRCGGCGRCGGCGGRCGRCGG, encoded by the coding sequence ATGTTAACCTTCTGGTTTTCTTTTTTTTTCAGTGATCGTCCAGGTATTCATCATAAACGGTCATTGCTGAAATTAGGCGCTATAATCAGTGGCAATACCCACTCCCCTGACATATTTTGTTGGAGGAAGTATTTGACGTGGTATCAATTCCCTGACCATTTCGTTCAGATTTCCTGTTCTAAGCACTACCTTATAAATAATAAACGGAGGTTATATAATATGTATGAATTTCAAAATCAATTGCAAAACCTGTATGTCGATGATTTCCAGGTGACTCAGCCAGTTCCTTGGGATCAAAGCCAGTACCAGCCAGGATATTCTGCTGACGATTCCCGACTCATTGGTTTCGGTTTTGGTTGTTTTGGTTGCCTTGGTTGCTTTATTGGGGGCTGTGGGTTCGGTCGTTGCGGAGGTTGTGGGTTCCGTTGCGGAGGTTGCGGACGCTGCGGAGGTTGCGGCGGACGTTGCGGACGTTGCGGCGGTTAA
- a CDS encoding putative thiazole-containing bacteriocin maturation protein: protein MMNLTPSMRLKVKRDTFFLPEPNRGVYFRNNISSFRMEGGSIVQWIEKLLPMFNGNHTLSELTDGLPGPYRNRVMEIAEVLYGNGFVRDVSQDSPHQLRNQVLERYASQIEFLESCGDSGAYRFETYRNKKALAIGSGPLFLSLVSSLLESGLPAFQIFITDTVPTNRKRLNEIVAHARKTDDEVSIGEVVLEKGEEIEWQEIVQPFDTILYVSQEGDIEELRELHSVCRQGKKILFPALIINQVGMAGPLVHPDSKGCWESAWHRLHQAELEKNQAPSSFSATAGAMLANIMVFEWFKEATGVTTGEQANHFYLLDMDTMEGKWHPFIPHPGVTGKGTAAWIEDFDQRLEQKSEPSKPGKVFMYFSRLTSSESGIFHRWDEGDLKQLPLAQCRVQVVDPLSSGPAELLPEIIRSDLTHEEARRECGFSGVEAYVSRTLSQLIPTLTPLQGAEDIKESVVGIGAGETFAECVCRGLQSYLDKELDNKRFNQEKLVSVQLAQVEDERCRYYLQALTRLQGEPIIALGEEVSGFPVVWAGTSDGWSGAVGLNVTIALRNALQKAVMKVQNQTVCLTAPDLVASPVLKEEKSLNLVIPSCGVTGNSEILKSAIQVLKKNKKRIFVFELELETFLKEEMAGVFGVLLREEESG, encoded by the coding sequence ATGATGAATTTGACCCCTTCTATGCGTTTGAAAGTGAAGAGAGATACGTTTTTTCTTCCGGAACCGAATAGAGGTGTGTATTTCAGGAATAACATAAGTTCGTTCCGTATGGAGGGCGGCTCGATCGTCCAGTGGATTGAAAAGCTATTACCGATGTTCAACGGAAACCATACATTGAGCGAGTTGACGGATGGATTGCCTGGCCCATACCGGAACAGGGTGATGGAAATTGCCGAGGTTTTGTACGGCAATGGGTTTGTACGGGATGTAAGTCAGGACAGTCCCCATCAATTGAGGAATCAAGTACTTGAAAGGTATGCTTCACAAATCGAGTTCCTGGAAAGCTGCGGCGATTCCGGGGCTTACCGTTTTGAAACTTATCGAAATAAAAAGGCGTTGGCCATAGGCTCTGGACCATTGTTCCTTTCATTGGTGTCCTCGCTGTTGGAATCCGGATTGCCCGCATTCCAAATCTTCATTACGGACACGGTACCGACCAATAGAAAAAGATTGAATGAAATCGTGGCGCATGCGCGTAAGACGGACGACGAGGTTTCCATAGGGGAGGTCGTGCTTGAAAAGGGAGAAGAGATTGAATGGCAGGAAATCGTGCAGCCTTTTGACACAATTTTATATGTGTCACAAGAGGGTGATATAGAGGAGTTAAGAGAACTTCATTCGGTTTGCAGGCAAGGGAAAAAGATCCTGTTTCCTGCATTGATCATCAATCAAGTAGGCATGGCTGGTCCGCTTGTCCATCCGGATTCCAAGGGGTGTTGGGAGTCAGCCTGGCATCGTTTACATCAAGCTGAGCTGGAAAAGAATCAGGCACCATCTTCCTTTTCCGCGACAGCCGGAGCGATGTTGGCCAATATAATGGTATTCGAATGGTTTAAAGAGGCTACAGGCGTTACGACAGGAGAACAAGCCAATCATTTTTATCTGTTGGATATGGATACAATGGAGGGAAAATGGCATCCATTCATTCCCCACCCGGGAGTGACGGGAAAGGGGACTGCTGCATGGATTGAAGATTTTGATCAGCGGCTCGAACAGAAATCGGAACCGAGTAAGCCGGGTAAGGTGTTTATGTATTTCAGCCGATTGACATCCTCGGAATCCGGGATCTTTCATCGTTGGGATGAGGGAGATTTAAAACAGCTGCCGTTGGCCCAATGCCGAGTTCAGGTTGTTGATCCGCTGTCGTCCGGTCCGGCCGAACTGCTGCCCGAAATCATCCGTTCAGATCTGACGCATGAGGAAGCGAGAAGGGAATGCGGTTTTTCAGGAGTTGAAGCATATGTATCCCGAACACTCAGCCAGCTCATTCCGACTCTTACACCGCTTCAGGGGGCAGAAGATATAAAGGAGTCGGTCGTCGGTATCGGAGCAGGGGAAACATTTGCTGAATGTGTATGCCGTGGGCTGCAAAGCTATTTGGATAAGGAGCTTGACAATAAGCGTTTCAACCAGGAGAAACTCGTGTCGGTGCAATTGGCTCAAGTGGAAGATGAACGCTGCAGGTATTATCTACAAGCGCTGACCCGTCTGCAAGGAGAACCGATCATCGCGTTGGGTGAGGAAGTGTCAGGTTTCCCGGTAGTTTGGGCAGGAACGAGCGACGGCTGGTCCGGAGCTGTCGGTTTGAATGTAACGATCGCATTACGGAACGCGTTGCAAAAGGCCGTCATGAAAGTCCAAAACCAGACTGTTTGCCTTACAGCTCCAGATTTAGTGGCATCGCCTGTTCTTAAGGAAGAAAAGTCCTTGAATCTTGTGATTCCTTCGTGCGGGGTGACGGGGAATTCCGAGATATTAAAGTCCGCCATTCAAGTCTTGAAGAAGAATAAGAAGCGAATATTCGTATTTGAATTAGAGTTGGAAACTTTCTTGAAGGAAGAAATGGCAGGAGTGTTTGGGGTGCTTTTGCGAGAGGAGGAATCAGGGTGA